A genomic stretch from Chiloscyllium plagiosum isolate BGI_BamShark_2017 chromosome 45, ASM401019v2, whole genome shotgun sequence includes:
- the LOC122543989 gene encoding putative thiamine transporter SLC35F3, protein MANNGEHALKVLFKLLLGRVSCREVALFLTALGAFNLLFLSWVAVILYVTRVEHWPSARDVPWEQLCGLAALLLVFNAVINCGATVTFPVLVSLGAFLSIPVNAVTDVYCGTMPGLGDVRLAALLVLCLAFLLLLLPEEWDSIALDLLTKLRGKTAKGELGPKSAESSSPVGVRIRVTGVGSLVTSLRSS, encoded by the exons GTCCTGTTTAAGCTCCTACTTGGCAGAGTGAGCTGCAGGGAAGTGGCCCTCTTTCTCACTGCACTGGGTGCCTTCAACCTCCTCTTCCTCAGCTGGGTCGCTGTCATCCTGTACGTCACCAGAGTGGAACACTGGCCTTCTGCCAGGGACGTACCCTGGGAGCAGCTGTGTGGACTGGCTGCCCTCCTCTTAG TATTCAATGCTGTGATCAACTGTGGGGCTACAGTAACCTTCCCTGTCTTGGTGTCGTTGGGAGCATTTCTGAGCATACCAGTAAACGCCG TCACTGATGTTTATTGTGGTACGATGCCAGGCCTTGGTGACGTGAGACTAGCTGCCCTACTTGTCCTTTGCCTGGCcttcttgctgctgctgctgccggaAGAATGGGACTCCATCGCCCTGGATCTCCTGACCAAGCTCAGAGGGAAGACAGCGAAGGGGGAACTGGGGCCCAAAAGTGCTGAGAGCAGCTCGCCGGTGGGGGTCCGAATCAGGGTGACTGGGGTGGGCTCTTTAGTCACCAGTCTGAGGAGCTCGTAG
- the LOC122543841 gene encoding serine racemase-like isoform X3, with protein sequence MDRHWPWLLKCKSRMETVSKVIAETQGIQIHSNQDALVIAGQGTIGLEILQQVPDVQAVVVPVGGGGMVSGITVAIKTQRPQVKIYAAEPEKADDCYQSKQCGCLTPNKYAPVTIADGVKTSIGEKTWPIIRDLVDDVFTVSEEEIKRATRLMWERAKLVIEPTAGVGVAVVLSPRFRDLPGNLRNVCVVLCGGNVDLDSLDWLKVTE encoded by the exons ATGGACAGGCACTGGCCTTGGCTGCTCAAATGCAAG TCAAGAATGGAAACCGTGTCCAAGGTCATAGCGGAGACCCAGGGGATTCAAATCCACTCTAACCAAGATGCCCTTGTGATTGCTGGTCAAGGCACCATAGGACTGGAGATCTTGCAACAA GTCCCAGATGTACAGGCTGTGGTGGTTccagttggtggtggaggaatggTCTCTGGAATCACAGTCGCCATCAAG ACTCAACGTCCACAGGTCAAAATTTATGCAGCAGAACCGGAGAAGGCAGATGACTGTTACCAGTCCAAGCAGTGTGGCTGCCTGACCCCCAACAAGTACGCTCCTGTGACAATAGCTGATGGAGTGAAGACTAGCATTGGGGAGAAGACTTGGCCCATCATCAGGGACCTGGTGGATGATGTGTTCACCGTCAGTGAGGAGGAGATTAAG CGGGCTACACGGCTGATGTGGGAGCGGGCGAAGCTGGTGATTGAGCCCACCGCGGGCGTCGGGGTCGCAGTGGTCCTCTCCCCCCGGTTTCGAGACCTCCCGGGCAATCTCCGCAATGTCTGTGTGGTGCTGTGTGGAGGCAACGTGGACTTGGACTCTCTTGATTGGCTGAAGGTCACTGAGTGA